A genomic stretch from Parus major isolate Abel chromosome 28, Parus_major1.1, whole genome shotgun sequence includes:
- the PEAK3 gene encoding uncharacterized protein PEAK3, producing MPDTPGGCPPRPPNTALIYSNVGELRAHLVPRKASRGEGAGRALPQPDPDPRPPPLPKKQLQRAESLPEPGSFHRCHDDPEPRAGSILYSIPPAQLRHGEGAPPRHGPSWAPKKPLSKSQSLGEPLARSSPQQAPSPSLKEVTFGTADGELGQLLESPAGICGVVLGCQEASLARLSAHMLEELVGPEERQQLLEAELAGKRWAALQVLHPQPCCQSGDAWYFRVGFTFEHSQLQLAAKVPKPCCSSLGVQSSLGTHCSLQRLLGRFTDRLPQELVLPGIPGKQSQGPSREEPACPAPQPVLQVLLCAEVPQQTLADFVKGSHALHKTSPGHYERLGCLLLLQLCMGLEHLRGQNMAQGDLCPENLLLVQCPCPSLSQQGQKEPLGLSLPRLLISSFFKVQGKQRPCSSSQEQDWSQGLTAPSPPAAAELNVGRLIYQILHVDTSLENILDFRNKSLPEIPSLSIYSAGLKRLATLLLHRDPHQRVSIEQARGILQVLLWGPRQELFARSRKSLALLRSWLEVKRALLLLRFAENAAGAGLSPGLEEWLCCQYFQGVTEHTLNQVTQVLYAP from the exons AGCCGAGGGGAAGGCGCTGGGAGAGCTCTCCCTCAGCCCGACCCGGACCCCCGGCCGCCCCCACTGCCCAAAAAGCAGCTCCAGCGAGCCGAGTCCCTCCCGGAGCCGGGGTCATTCCACCGCTGCCACGACGACCCTGAGCCACGGGCTGGCAGCATCCTCTACAGcatccccccagcccagctgcgGCACGGGGAGGGGGCTCCCCCGCGGCACGGACCCTCCTGGGCACCCAAGAAACCCCTCAGCAAGTCCCAAAGCCTGGGGGAGCCGCTGGCCCGAAGCAGCCCCCAGCAAGCCCCATCACCCAGCCTGAAGGAGGTGACATTTGGGACAGCGGAcggggagctggggcagctcctggagagccCGGCCGGGATCtgtggggtggttttggggtgccAAGAGGCCTCCCTGGCCCGGCTCTCGGCTCACatgctggaggagctggtggggcctgaggagaggcagcagctgctggaggcagagctggcagggaagcGCTGGGCAGCGCTCCAGgtcctgcacccccagccctgctgccagagcGGGGACGCCTGGTACTTCAGGGTGGGCTTCACCTTCGagcacagccagctgcagctggcagccaaG GTCCCCAAGCcgtgctgctccagcctgggggtgcagagctccctggggaCGCACTGCAGCCTCCAGCGCCTGCTCGGCCGCTTCACCGACCGCCTCCCTCAGGAGCTGGTGCTCCCAGGAATCCCTGGAAAACAGAGCCAGGGCCCTTCCAGAGAGGAACCAGCCTGTCCTGccccccagcctgtcctgcaggTGCTCCTTTGTGCCGAGGTTCCCCAGCAGACCCTGGCAGATTTTGTGAAGGGCTCCCACGCTTTGCACAAGACCAGCCCCGGGCACTACGAACGCCTgggctgcctcctgctcctgcagctctgcatgggactggagcacctccGGGGGCAGAACATGGCCCAGGGGGACCTCTGCCCCGAGAACTTGCTGCTGGTGCAGTGCCCATGTCCCTCCTTGAGCCAGCAGGGCCAGAAGGAGCCGCTGGGACTGTCCCTTCCACGGCTGCTCATCAGCAGCTTCTTCAAGGTGCAAGGGAAGCAAAGACCTTgttccagcagccaggagcaggactggAGCCAGGGCCTCACTGCaccctcccctccagcagcagctgagctgaatGTGGGCAGGCTGATCTATCAGATCTTGCACGTGGACACCTCCCTGGAGAACATTTTGGACTTCAGAAACAAAAGTCTTCCCGAAATCCCCTCGCTGTCCATCTACTCAGCGGGACTGAAGCGCTTGGCCACgctgctcctgcacagggaTCCTCACCAGAGGGTGTCCATCGAGCAGGCCAGGGGcatcctgcaggtgctgctctgggggccCCGCCAGGAGCTCTTtgccaggagcaggaagagccttgctctgctcaggagctggCTGGAGGTCAagagggctctgctgctcctgaggttTGCGGAGAACGCGGCTGGGGCCGGGCTCAGCCCCGGCCTGGAGgagtggctgtgctgccagtACTTCCAGGGGGTCACTGAACACACCCTTAACCAAGTGACCCAGGTGCTCTACGCTCCCTAA